Proteins encoded in a region of the Streptomyces sp. NBC_01298 genome:
- a CDS encoding AAA family ATPase: MIDKSFVIVTGLPASGKTTLARELAAHLDLPLIDKDVILESLYDSLGVGDHAWRHRLSRAADDVLLTLAADAGRAVLVNWWHHDTAPGRLQQLDAHLVQVFCNCPTPLVAERFRTRRRHPGHLDQDLTREQIDERITAWASRPGPLSLGGPVTTIDTSGPVDIGAVAGEIRLLLSAPAPPRPDVAVRSQSWAYNLTAPARRSTARTARRRRCEQ; the protein is encoded by the coding sequence GTGATCGACAAATCCTTCGTGATCGTCACTGGTCTGCCGGCCAGCGGAAAGACCACACTGGCCCGCGAGCTCGCAGCCCACCTCGACCTGCCGCTCATCGACAAGGACGTGATCCTGGAGTCGCTCTACGACTCCCTCGGTGTAGGTGATCACGCCTGGCGCCACCGGCTGAGTCGTGCCGCCGACGACGTCCTGTTGACCCTCGCGGCCGACGCCGGGCGAGCCGTACTCGTGAACTGGTGGCACCACGACACCGCACCCGGCCGGCTCCAACAGCTCGACGCCCACCTGGTCCAGGTGTTCTGCAACTGCCCCACCCCCCTCGTCGCCGAACGCTTCCGCACCCGTAGGCGCCATCCGGGCCACCTCGACCAGGACCTCACCCGCGAACAGATCGACGAACGCATCACGGCCTGGGCATCCCGCCCCGGCCCACTCTCGCTGGGTGGCCCGGTGACAACCATCGACACCAGCGGCCCGGTCGACATCGGCGCCGTCGCCGGGGAGATCCGCCTACTGCTCTCCGCGCCCGCCCCGCCCCGCCCCGACGTCGCCGTAAGGAGCCAGTCATGGGCGTACAACCTGACTGCCCCAGCCCGCAGATCAACGGCACGCACTGCCCGGCGCCGGCGCTGTGAACAGTGA
- a CDS encoding GNAT family N-acetyltransferase, which produces MNAYVIRPIRAEEWDKVKELRLAALRDPAAPVAFLETLEQGEGKSDEFWQERAAGGASGRYIRQFIAEGPDGEWVGTVSMIVEGAGTTDLFDGEIEQDQAHLVGVFVRPAQRGIGLTEELFGAALEWAWGLEEPVLARVRLFVHEENARAGAFYRRFGFVPSGKVVPMPTDPSAKELEYVFPRPA; this is translated from the coding sequence ATGAACGCGTACGTGATACGGCCGATTCGGGCCGAAGAGTGGGACAAGGTGAAGGAGCTGCGGCTCGCGGCCCTGCGGGATCCCGCGGCGCCGGTGGCCTTCCTGGAGACCTTGGAACAGGGCGAGGGAAAGTCTGACGAGTTCTGGCAGGAGCGGGCTGCCGGGGGTGCGTCCGGGCGGTACATCCGGCAGTTCATCGCCGAGGGACCTGACGGGGAGTGGGTCGGGACGGTGAGCATGATCGTCGAGGGGGCCGGCACGACGGACCTCTTCGACGGGGAGATCGAGCAGGACCAGGCGCACCTCGTGGGTGTGTTCGTCCGGCCGGCGCAGCGGGGGATCGGGCTGACCGAGGAGCTGTTCGGTGCCGCGCTGGAGTGGGCCTGGGGGCTGGAGGAGCCGGTGCTGGCGCGCGTACGGCTCTTCGTGCACGAGGAGAACGCGCGGGCCGGGGCGTTCTACCGGCGGTTCGGGTTCGTGCCCAGCGGGAAGGTCGTGCCGATGCCGACCGACCCGTCCGCGAAGGAGCTGGAGTACGTGTTCCCGCGGCCTGCCTAG
- a CDS encoding LysE family translocator, with amino-acid sequence MTEVIAVAVITFLAVISPGADFAMVVRNSYLYGRPTGLFAAAGVAAGVLVHVSYTMLGVGLLIASSAELFTVIKLAGAAYLVWIGIRTFRARTEVAVDLEEKGGLTPFGALRSGFLTNVLNPKTTLFVVSTFTQVVGPGTPVWQQAGYGLFMSAAHLGWFGAVALFFSNSRLRDRMLKAQKTLNRAIGSVLVGLGVGLGFAR; translated from the coding sequence ATGACCGAAGTGATCGCAGTAGCCGTCATCACCTTCCTCGCCGTCATCAGTCCCGGCGCCGATTTCGCCATGGTCGTCCGCAACAGCTACCTCTACGGGCGGCCCACCGGCCTGTTCGCGGCCGCGGGGGTCGCGGCCGGGGTGCTGGTGCACGTCTCCTACACGATGCTCGGGGTCGGTCTGCTGATCGCCTCCTCCGCCGAGCTGTTCACGGTGATCAAGCTCGCGGGCGCCGCGTACCTGGTGTGGATCGGGATACGGACCTTCCGGGCGCGGACCGAGGTGGCCGTGGACCTGGAGGAGAAGGGCGGGCTGACGCCGTTCGGGGCGCTGCGGAGCGGATTCCTGACCAATGTGCTCAACCCGAAGACCACGCTGTTCGTCGTGTCCACCTTCACGCAGGTGGTCGGGCCGGGGACCCCGGTGTGGCAGCAGGCCGGGTACGGGCTGTTCATGTCCGCGGCGCACCTGGGCTGGTTCGGAGCGGTCGCGCTGTTCTTCTCCAACTCCCGTCTGCGCGACCGGATGCTGAAGGCGCAGAAGACGCTGAACCGGGCCATCGGCTCGGTCCTGGTGGGGCTCGGGGTGGGGCTGGGCTTCGCCCGCTGA
- a CDS encoding thioesterase family protein produces MGAGSGVESGVEGFYERIDGGRFLASGYTRGPWDPGSQHAGPPAALLGRAIEERPGGRADMRIARITYEILRPVPIGPLELTTSVLRAGRGTEVVEAALAPAGAAPVMLARALRIRVAEDSVPSVVPAPELPPPGEVGPAPFFPVPWEKGYHAAMETRFARGAFVELGPGTCWMRMRVPLVAGEEPRPLDRVLVAADSGNGISAVVDFGRYLFVNGDLTVHLHRHPAGEWVCVEARTSVDAAGIGLADARLHDEKGPIGRSAQSLFVAPRG; encoded by the coding sequence ATGGGTGCCGGGAGTGGTGTCGAGAGTGGTGTTGAGGGGTTCTACGAGCGCATCGACGGGGGGCGGTTCCTGGCGAGCGGTTACACGCGCGGGCCGTGGGATCCAGGGTCGCAGCACGCCGGGCCGCCGGCCGCGCTGCTCGGGCGGGCGATCGAGGAACGGCCGGGTGGGCGCGCCGACATGCGGATCGCCCGGATCACCTACGAGATCCTGCGCCCGGTGCCGATCGGCCCGTTGGAGCTGACGACCAGCGTGCTGCGGGCCGGCCGGGGTACCGAGGTGGTCGAGGCCGCGCTCGCGCCCGCGGGGGCCGCGCCCGTGATGCTGGCGCGGGCGCTGCGGATCCGGGTGGCGGAGGATTCCGTACCGTCCGTGGTGCCCGCGCCGGAGCTGCCGCCGCCGGGTGAGGTGGGGCCGGCGCCGTTCTTTCCGGTGCCGTGGGAGAAGGGCTACCACGCGGCGATGGAGACCCGCTTCGCGCGGGGCGCGTTCGTCGAACTGGGTCCCGGGACCTGCTGGATGCGGATGAGGGTGCCGCTCGTCGCCGGGGAGGAGCCCAGGCCCCTGGATCGGGTGCTGGTCGCGGCGGACTCGGGCAACGGCATCAGCGCGGTCGTGGACTTCGGCCGGTACCTCTTCGTCAACGGCGACCTCACCGTGCACCTGCACCGCCATCCGGCCGGTGAATGGGTGTGCGTGGAGGCCCGTACGAGCGTGGACGCGGCGGGCATCGGGCTGGCGGACGCGCGGCTGCACGACGAGAAGGGCCCGATCGGGCGGAGCGCGCAGAGCCTGTTCGTCGCCCCGAGGGGGTAG
- a CDS encoding C40 family peptidase — protein MRRLWVVGGISFGACLCFLALLVIGTYSAAAGIATGVGGRASGLAKGAVPGKYQSLVQKWGNLCPTLTPALLAAQLYSESGWNPGAVSPADARGIAQFIPGTWATHGVDGDGDGDRDIWDPNDAIPSAASYDCSLARYVSKVPGDAVKNMLAAYNAGPGAVKQYGGVPPYRETQGYVKTITTLAKSFEAPVGRVAPSQQAAGAIYFAQKQLGTPYLWGGNGTPEQGGRFDCSGLTKAAYESVGVDLPRVANDQYNAGPHPSRAELLPGDLVFFSDDLTNSREIRHVGLYVGGGYMINAPFTGAVIRFDKIDTPDYFGATRVTKDGAEALPRREGVGNTA, from the coding sequence GTGCGCAGACTCTGGGTGGTCGGTGGAATCAGCTTCGGGGCGTGCCTGTGCTTTCTCGCCCTGCTCGTGATCGGTACGTACTCGGCGGCCGCGGGCATCGCGACCGGCGTCGGCGGGCGGGCCTCCGGGCTAGCGAAGGGTGCCGTGCCGGGGAAGTACCAGTCCCTCGTGCAGAAGTGGGGCAACCTCTGCCCGACGCTCACCCCGGCGCTGCTGGCCGCCCAGCTCTACTCGGAGAGCGGCTGGAACCCGGGTGCGGTGAGCCCGGCCGACGCGCGGGGCATCGCGCAGTTCATCCCGGGCACGTGGGCGACGCACGGCGTCGACGGGGACGGCGACGGGGACCGTGACATCTGGGACCCGAACGACGCGATCCCGTCGGCGGCTTCGTACGACTGTTCGCTGGCGCGGTACGTGTCCAAGGTGCCCGGGGACGCGGTGAAGAACATGCTGGCCGCCTACAACGCGGGTCCCGGCGCGGTGAAGCAGTACGGGGGCGTGCCGCCGTACCGGGAGACCCAGGGGTACGTGAAGACGATCACGACCCTCGCCAAGAGCTTCGAGGCGCCCGTCGGACGGGTCGCGCCCTCGCAGCAGGCCGCCGGGGCGATCTACTTCGCGCAGAAGCAGCTGGGGACCCCGTACCTGTGGGGCGGGAACGGGACGCCCGAGCAGGGCGGGCGGTTCGACTGCTCGGGTCTGACCAAGGCCGCGTACGAGTCGGTGGGCGTCGATCTGCCGCGCGTGGCGAACGACCAGTACAACGCCGGTCCGCATCCCTCGCGCGCGGAACTGCTGCCGGGGGACCTGGTGTTCTTCTCCGACGATCTGACGAACTCCCGGGAGATCCGGCACGTCGGGCTCTACGTGGGCGGCGGGTACATGATCAACGCCCCGTTCACCGGAGCCGTGATCCGCTTCGAC
- a CDS encoding ATP-binding protein, translating into MRDPMSALTDAFTSFLFGKVETTRLPVRTSTGQAQAVYLPTAAPGLGDSGVIIGREVYSGKGYIYDPFQLYGQQLPAPHWLVLGESGNGKSALEKTYVLRQLRFRDRQVVVLDAQGEDGVGEWNLIAQQLGITPIRLDPIAANDDGIRLNPLDPAITATGQLALLRTIIEVAMGHGLDERSGFALKVAHAYVVDTITDRQPVLMDIVEQLRHPEPESAQSMNVAIDDVRAWGLDVALVIDRLVDGDLRGMFDGPTTVGIDLDAPLIVFDLSHIDRNSIAMPILMAIVGVWLEHTWIRPDRKKRIFLVEEAWHIINSPFVAQLFQRLLKFGRRLGLSFVAVVHHLSDVVDGAAAREAAAILKMASTRTIYAQKADEARATGRVLGLPRWAVEIIPTLTPGIAVWDVNGNVQVVKHLITEAERPLVFTDRAMTESSVQHRLPDDLLAAELETEERALLMERHRNAGGSATTVA; encoded by the coding sequence ATGCGAGATCCCATGTCCGCCCTGACGGACGCCTTCACCAGCTTCCTGTTCGGCAAGGTGGAAACCACCCGCCTGCCCGTCCGCACGTCCACGGGACAGGCCCAGGCGGTCTACCTCCCCACCGCCGCCCCCGGACTCGGCGACTCCGGCGTCATCATCGGCCGTGAGGTCTACAGCGGCAAGGGCTACATCTACGACCCCTTCCAGCTGTACGGCCAGCAGCTCCCGGCCCCCCACTGGCTGGTCCTCGGCGAATCCGGCAACGGCAAGTCGGCCCTGGAGAAGACCTACGTCCTGCGCCAGCTCCGCTTCCGGGACCGCCAGGTCGTCGTCCTGGACGCCCAGGGCGAGGACGGCGTCGGCGAGTGGAACCTCATCGCCCAGCAGCTGGGAATAACCCCCATCCGCCTGGATCCCATCGCCGCGAACGACGACGGGATCCGCCTCAACCCCCTCGACCCGGCGATCACCGCGACGGGTCAGCTCGCGCTGCTCCGCACCATCATCGAAGTCGCCATGGGCCACGGCCTGGACGAGCGCTCCGGCTTCGCCCTCAAGGTCGCGCACGCCTACGTGGTGGACACCATCACGGACCGCCAGCCGGTCCTGATGGACATCGTGGAACAACTGCGCCACCCGGAACCGGAATCGGCCCAGTCCATGAACGTGGCCATAGACGATGTCCGCGCCTGGGGCCTGGACGTCGCCCTCGTCATCGACCGCCTGGTCGACGGCGACCTGCGCGGCATGTTCGACGGCCCGACCACGGTGGGCATCGACCTCGACGCCCCCCTCATCGTCTTCGACCTCTCCCACATCGACCGCAATTCCATCGCCATGCCGATCCTGATGGCCATCGTCGGCGTATGGCTGGAACACACCTGGATCCGCCCGGACCGCAAGAAGCGCATCTTCCTGGTCGAAGAGGCCTGGCACATCATCAACAGCCCCTTCGTGGCCCAGCTCTTCCAGCGCCTCCTCAAGTTCGGCCGACGCCTCGGCCTGTCCTTCGTGGCGGTCGTCCACCACCTCTCGGACGTGGTGGACGGCGCGGCGGCCCGCGAAGCGGCAGCCATCCTCAAAATGGCCTCGACCCGCACCATCTACGCCCAAAAGGCGGACGAGGCCCGCGCCACGGGCCGGGTCCTGGGCCTCCCCCGCTGGGCGGTGGAGATCATCCCCACCCTCACTCCCGGCATCGCGGTGTGGGACGTGAACGGCAACGTCCAGGTCGTCAAACACCTGATCACCGAAGCGGAACGCCCCCTGGTCTTCACCGACCGCGCCATGACCGAATCCTCGGTCCAGCACCGCCTGCCCGACGACCTCCTCGCCGCCGAGCTGGAGACAGAGGAGCGGGCCCTCCTGATGGAACGCCACCGCAACGCCGGCGGCTCGGCCACCACGGTGGCCTGA
- a CDS encoding SCO6880 family protein, with product MTTQSHQLHPVTPRRTYLIGRARPNAIVGKNRETGEIALIIAGAFLGMMSGLLVPALTLRIVSLAGFPMLALAAVYVPYRGRTFYRWFEINRSFKRTLRRGTTFRSGAMEAGIRAGDGREVEVGPPPGIGRINWLAAPFGPDEIAVLLHADRRTVTAAIEIEGPGVGLRDSEDQEALVDRFGTLLKHVANGDGFVTRLQMLVRTLPADPEAHDKDVAARGDTHAPVWLRDSYDQLQSMVSTSSEQHRAYLVACIHFTRELAAEAHTIARAAAPHKGRRVDRDAGLAIVMARELTDICARLAEADIRVRQPLGQGRLASLVHSMYDPDHPIDHIQAMTKRNAWPAELDAVEPTYLQAKTRESSTRAPWCHATAWVKEWPMTPVGVNFLAPLLVHTPDVIRTVAVTMDLEPTEIAIERMLTEKTNDEADASRAAKMNRTVDPRDIAAHGRLDQRGEDLASGAAGVNLVGYITVSSRSPEALARDKRTIRASAGKSYLKLEWCDREHHRAFVNTLPFATGIRR from the coding sequence GTGACGACCCAGTCCCACCAGCTCCACCCGGTCACGCCCCGCCGCACGTATCTCATCGGCCGGGCCCGGCCGAACGCGATCGTCGGCAAGAACCGCGAGACCGGCGAGATCGCCCTGATCATCGCCGGCGCGTTCCTCGGCATGATGAGCGGACTGCTCGTACCCGCCCTCACCCTGCGCATCGTCTCCCTCGCCGGCTTCCCCATGCTCGCCCTCGCCGCCGTCTACGTCCCCTACCGCGGCCGCACCTTCTACCGCTGGTTCGAGATCAACCGCAGCTTCAAGCGCACCCTGCGCCGCGGCACCACGTTCCGCTCCGGCGCCATGGAGGCCGGCATCCGCGCCGGCGACGGCCGCGAGGTCGAGGTCGGCCCGCCCCCCGGCATCGGCCGCATCAACTGGCTCGCCGCCCCCTTCGGCCCCGACGAGATCGCCGTCCTGCTCCACGCGGACCGCAGAACCGTCACCGCGGCCATCGAGATCGAGGGCCCCGGCGTGGGCCTGCGCGACAGCGAGGACCAAGAGGCCCTCGTGGACCGCTTCGGCACCCTCCTCAAGCACGTGGCCAACGGCGACGGCTTCGTCACCCGCCTCCAGATGCTCGTACGCACCCTGCCCGCCGACCCGGAGGCCCACGACAAGGACGTCGCCGCCCGCGGCGACACCCACGCCCCCGTCTGGCTGCGCGATTCGTACGACCAGCTCCAGTCGATGGTCTCGACCTCCTCGGAGCAACACCGCGCGTACCTCGTCGCCTGCATCCACTTCACCCGCGAACTCGCCGCCGAGGCCCACACCATCGCCCGCGCCGCGGCCCCCCACAAGGGCCGCCGGGTCGACCGTGACGCCGGCCTCGCCATCGTCATGGCCCGCGAGCTCACCGACATCTGCGCCCGCCTCGCCGAGGCCGACATCCGCGTCCGCCAGCCGCTGGGCCAGGGCCGCCTCGCCTCCCTCGTGCACTCCATGTACGACCCGGACCACCCCATCGACCACATCCAGGCCATGACCAAGCGCAACGCCTGGCCCGCCGAACTGGACGCCGTCGAACCGACCTACCTCCAGGCCAAGACCCGCGAGTCCTCCACCCGCGCCCCCTGGTGCCACGCCACGGCCTGGGTGAAGGAATGGCCGATGACCCCGGTCGGCGTGAACTTCCTCGCCCCGCTCCTCGTCCACACCCCCGACGTCATCCGCACGGTCGCCGTCACCATGGACCTGGAGCCCACCGAGATCGCCATCGAGCGCATGCTCACGGAGAAGACGAACGACGAGGCCGACGCCAGCCGCGCCGCCAAGATGAACCGCACCGTCGACCCCCGGGACATCGCCGCCCACGGCCGGCTCGACCAGCGCGGCGAAGACCTCGCGAGCGGCGCCGCCGGCGTCAACCTGGTCGGGTACATCACCGTCTCCTCCCGCTCCCCCGAAGCCCTCGCCCGCGACAAGCGCACCATCCGCGCCTCGGCGGGCAAGTCCTACCTGAAGCTCGAATGGTGCGACCGCGAGCACCACCGCGCCTTCGTCAACACCCTGCCGTTCGCCACCGGCATCCGACGCTAG
- a CDS encoding type VI secretion protein, translating into MPDRTEHPAPRPQGGIPDGLLVGLLAFLLGLAVLTWTATGLAALFTKGAWPSKVTFTRTPTAVRSLIAQPHDIPAAWPDTPPEALSNWGLFWGLFISQLLVLLVLTIFTLGVVARTKSRRRLSRQSGQSGQSGQSGQSGQPHHPSQSDQPHQPAQPDQWDKSGQSRQSGRQAPTPAPSNPIPAPTSAQPPTSPPAAQPYPASSAHSASSAHSAPPAFEERGSGGWPPATAPHPSTVPIPTKPHPVASPIPASPAGQPFPASPAFEAQGPGGRAPGNGAAPTDEAYRYGFGYAPTRTPAPAPAAIPPQGHRLAYAAPEARTTAATAAIAAAQGAVLVITSSPTLWSDTKDARSKLGPVLLYDPSHLCDTPARIHWSPTEGCADRATAAARAIALLAPVRPQARMDSAIADTAETLLRSWLQAAALDNRPFKQLHRWAQGTNAQEPVRILRTHPQAATAAPGAAGELESALTAHPDRREQAQHLTARALTALSSIHIRESCTPNRTDSLGLASFVSEGGTLYVVGEPLEDPRAHPGAMPLLTALASSVVEHGRRMAARSSDGRLDPPLTLVFEDVAAVAPIPQLPQLLQDTTLPLLALCRSREQARSRWPEADLPVAAR; encoded by the coding sequence ATGCCCGACCGCACGGAGCACCCGGCCCCCCGCCCCCAGGGCGGCATCCCGGACGGCCTCCTCGTGGGCCTCCTGGCCTTCCTCCTCGGCCTGGCCGTCCTCACCTGGACGGCCACCGGCCTGGCGGCGCTCTTCACGAAGGGCGCCTGGCCGAGCAAGGTCACCTTCACCCGCACCCCGACCGCGGTCCGCTCGCTGATAGCTCAACCCCACGACATCCCGGCCGCCTGGCCGGACACACCCCCCGAGGCCCTCTCCAACTGGGGCCTCTTCTGGGGCCTGTTCATCAGCCAGCTCCTGGTCCTCCTGGTCCTGACCATCTTCACCCTCGGCGTCGTGGCCCGCACAAAATCCCGCCGCCGCCTGTCCCGCCAGTCAGGCCAGTCAGGCCAGTCAGGCCAGTCAGGCCAGTCAGGGCAACCCCACCACCCGAGCCAATCCGACCAGCCCCACCAGCCGGCCCAGCCCGACCAGTGGGACAAGTCCGGCCAGTCCCGCCAGTCCGGCCGGCAGGCCCCAACTCCCGCGCCGAGCAACCCCATCCCGGCCCCCACATCGGCGCAGCCCCCCACATCCCCACCGGCGGCGCAGCCATACCCAGCCTCATCGGCACACTCAGCCTCATCGGCACACTCAGCCCCTCCGGCGTTTGAGGAGCGGGGGTCCGGGGGCTGGCCCCCGGCAACGGCCCCGCACCCGTCCACGGTTCCCATCCCCACCAAGCCCCACCCGGTGGCCTCACCGATCCCGGCCTCCCCGGCGGGTCAGCCCTTCCCGGCCTCGCCGGCGTTCGAGGCGCAGGGGCCCGGGGGCAGAGCCCCCGGCAACGGCGCCGCACCCACGGACGAGGCGTACCGCTACGGCTTCGGCTACGCCCCGACCAGGACCCCGGCCCCGGCCCCGGCCGCAATCCCACCCCAAGGCCACCGCCTCGCCTACGCGGCACCCGAGGCCCGAACCACGGCCGCCACAGCGGCCATCGCGGCAGCCCAGGGCGCCGTCCTCGTGATCACGTCCTCCCCCACCCTCTGGTCGGACACCAAGGACGCCCGCTCCAAGCTCGGCCCCGTCCTCCTCTACGATCCCTCCCACCTCTGCGACACCCCGGCCCGCATCCACTGGAGTCCCACAGAGGGCTGCGCGGACCGCGCCACCGCCGCAGCCCGCGCCATCGCGCTGCTGGCCCCGGTCCGCCCGCAGGCCCGTATGGACTCCGCCATCGCGGACACCGCGGAAACGCTCCTGCGCAGCTGGCTCCAGGCCGCCGCCCTGGACAACCGACCCTTCAAGCAGCTGCACCGCTGGGCCCAGGGCACCAACGCCCAGGAACCGGTCCGCATCCTCCGTACCCACCCCCAGGCGGCAACCGCCGCCCCCGGCGCGGCCGGCGAGCTCGAGAGCGCCCTCACCGCCCACCCGGACCGCCGTGAACAGGCCCAACACCTCACGGCCCGCGCCCTGACGGCCCTCTCCTCGATCCACATCCGGGAATCCTGCACCCCGAACCGAACCGATTCCCTCGGCCTCGCATCGTTCGTCTCCGAAGGGGGCACCCTCTACGTGGTGGGCGAACCCCTTGAAGACCCCAGGGCCCACCCGGGTGCGATGCCGCTGCTGACCGCACTCGCCTCCAGCGTGGTCGAGCACGGCCGCCGCATGGCCGCACGGTCATCCGACGGTCGGCTCGACCCACCACTGACCCTGGTCTTCGAGGACGTCGCCGCCGTGGCTCCGATCCCCCAACTGCCGCAGCTGCTCCAGGACACGACGCTCCCGCTCCTCGCCCTGTGCCGCAGCCGCGAACAGGCCCGCTCCCGCTGGCCGGAAGCGGACCTCCCCGTAGCCGCCCGCTAG
- a CDS encoding pentapeptide repeat-containing protein yields MRADCANCFALCCVALPFSKSTDFAVNKPAGTPCKNLRQDFGCGIHTGLRDQGFPGCTVFDCFGAGQQVSQITFGGQDWRSHPATKATMFEVFPVMRNLHELLFYLAEALTLTEALPLPAEHPLRTQLRTALADTTRWTGATPQTLAEFDITPLRQEANTLLLQTSELVRAKVAGRKKNHRGADLMGARLPGANLRGANLRGAYLIAADLKGADLRTADLIGADFRDTDLQGADLTGTLFLTQPQLNAARGNLATRIPPSLTRPAHWLA; encoded by the coding sequence CTGCGGGCGGACTGCGCCAACTGCTTCGCGCTCTGCTGCGTAGCCCTGCCCTTCTCCAAATCCACCGACTTCGCCGTGAACAAGCCCGCCGGCACCCCCTGCAAGAACCTCCGGCAGGACTTCGGCTGCGGCATCCACACCGGACTGCGCGACCAGGGCTTCCCGGGCTGCACCGTCTTCGACTGCTTCGGCGCCGGCCAGCAGGTCTCCCAGATCACCTTCGGCGGCCAGGACTGGCGCTCCCACCCCGCCACCAAGGCCACGATGTTCGAGGTCTTCCCGGTGATGCGGAACCTGCACGAGCTCCTCTTCTACCTCGCCGAGGCCCTCACCCTCACCGAGGCCCTCCCCCTCCCCGCCGAACACCCCCTCCGCACCCAACTGCGCACCGCCCTCGCCGACACCACCCGGTGGACCGGGGCCACCCCGCAGACCCTCGCGGAGTTCGACATCACCCCGCTGCGCCAGGAGGCGAACACCCTCCTGCTCCAGACCAGCGAGCTCGTACGGGCCAAGGTGGCGGGCCGCAAGAAGAACCACCGCGGCGCCGACCTGATGGGCGCCCGCCTCCCCGGCGCGAACCTGCGCGGAGCCAACCTCCGCGGCGCCTACCTGATCGCCGCCGACCTCAAGGGCGCCGACCTGCGCACGGCCGACCTGATCGGCGCGGACTTCCGCGACACCGACCTGCAGGGCGCCGACCTCACCGGCACCCTCTTCCTCACCCAGCCCCAGCTGAACGCGGCCCGGGGCAACCTCGCGACCCGCATCCCGCCCTCCCTCACCCGCCCCGCGCACTGGCTCGCGTAG
- a CDS encoding NAD(P)H-binding protein: MILVTGATGNVGSDVVRQLLEEGEKVRVLTRDPSNHAFPDQVEVVTGDLAEPETLPEALSGVERAFLFPLLQEQGADGFLDVAKRAGLRHVVMLSSVSVEWSERSWIGDMHLQLERSVEESGLAWTFVRPDGLTTNDLIWAPQIIEGDVVRGRYGDAATVPVDPRDIAAVVVRSLLDGRAGEAYSVTGPQSLTQIDRVRIIAETIGRPLRFEEQSEDWFRDQMARYGMPAPGIDDYVKILTARVGKTAEVLPTVEQVTGRPPLTYAQWVADNAAAFGSASV, translated from the coding sequence ATGATCCTGGTAACCGGTGCCACCGGAAACGTCGGTTCCGACGTCGTCCGGCAACTTCTGGAGGAGGGCGAGAAGGTCCGCGTCCTGACCCGTGACCCCAGCAACCATGCCTTTCCTGACCAGGTCGAGGTCGTCACCGGCGATCTGGCCGAGCCGGAGACCCTGCCGGAGGCACTGTCCGGCGTCGAGCGGGCCTTCCTGTTCCCCCTTCTCCAGGAGCAGGGGGCCGACGGATTCCTGGACGTCGCGAAGCGTGCCGGCCTGCGGCATGTCGTGATGCTGTCCTCGGTGTCCGTCGAGTGGTCCGAGCGCAGCTGGATCGGCGACATGCACCTGCAGCTCGAACGATCCGTCGAAGAGTCCGGGTTGGCGTGGACCTTCGTGCGGCCCGACGGGCTCACGACCAACGACCTGATCTGGGCACCCCAGATCATCGAAGGCGACGTCGTACGCGGGCGGTACGGCGACGCCGCGACGGTCCCGGTCGACCCGCGCGACATCGCCGCGGTCGTCGTCCGCAGCCTCCTCGACGGACGCGCCGGCGAGGCGTACTCGGTGACCGGACCGCAGTCACTGACCCAGATCGACCGCGTGCGCATCATCGCGGAGACCATAGGGCGGCCGTTGCGGTTCGAGGAGCAGTCCGAGGACTGGTTCCGGGACCAGATGGCCCGCTACGGCATGCCCGCTCCGGGGATCGACGATTACGTCAAGATACTCACCGCGAGGGTCGGCAAGACCGCGGAGGTCCTGCCGACGGTCGAACAGGTCACCGGCCG